The DNA region AGACCTACGATCGCGGCGCGGGGCTCGACGAGCTGGGCCGGAAGCTCGCCTTCCGCCGCGTGGTGCAGCTGCTCGGCACGCGGCTCCGCGTCGAGCAGGCTTTGCGGACCTCGCCCCAGATCCGCGAGCAGAAGATCCGCCGGCCGCTGTACCTGACCGGGCTGCCGCGCACCGGCACCTCTGCGCTCTTCAATCTTCTCGGCTGCGATCCGAACGCCCGCCCGCTTCTGCTCTGGGAGGGATTCTTTCCCGATCCGCTTCCCGGTCACCCGCCCGGCGCTCCCGATCCGCGCTACCTGGCGGTGAAGGGCGCCTACGAGCGCATGCGCGAGCGCGACGGCGGCTTCGCGAAGATCCACTTCGCCAGCGCCGACACTCCGGAGGAGTGCGTGCTCCTGCTCGCGCACGCGTTCTGCGACGTGCAGATGGGGATCGAGGTGCTGGTCGAGCCGTACGCCTCGTGGTTCAGGCAGCAGGATCTGCGCCCGGCCTACCGCTACTACCTGGATCTGCTGCGCATGCTGCAGCTGCAGCGCCCCGGAGCGCGCTGGCTGCTCAAATCGCCCGCGCATCTCTGGGCGATCGACGTGCTGCTCGAGCAGATCCCGGACGCGTGCATCGTCTTCACGCACCGCGACCCGCGCGAGTGCGTGGCGTCGTACTGCAGCATGCTCGAGTCGCTGCTCGAGTCGCGGCACTTCGCGCCTCTCTCCGATCTGGGGCCGCGCGTGCTCGAGTACCTCGAAGCGAGCCAGGCGCGGGCGCTCGCGCAGCGAGCTCGCGCCCCGTCGGAGCACTTCTTCGACGTGGCCTACGGAGACTTCGTCGCCGATCCGCTCCGGACCGCGCGGCAGATCCACGCGCACTTCGGCCTCGACTTCTCCGCCGGGGTCGAACGCGCAATGCGCGAGCACGTCGCGGCCCATCCGCAGGGAGAGCACGGCGCGCACGAGTACGAGCTCGCGCGCTTCGGGCTCGAGGAAGCAGACGTGTTGGACCGGCTCGGCACGGACTGACGGAGGAGACGATGTTGCGAGGCGAGAAGATCCTGGTGGCCGGTCCGACGGGTCAGGTCGGCGGGCCGCTCGCAGTCGCGCTCGCGCGCGAGAACGAGGTCTGGGGCGTCGCGCGCTTCGGCGACGCGCGCGCCCGCTCGCGGCTCGAGGCGGCCGGGGTGCGCTGCGTGGCAGCGGATCTCGCCAGCGGCGATCTCGCGAAGCTGCCGGACGACTTCAGCTACGCGCTCAACTTCTCGGTCGCGAAGACCCACGACTGGGACCGCGACCTCGCGGCGAACGCGGAAGGCACCGGGTTCCTCATGCACCACTGCCGGAGCGCGCGCGCGTTCCTGCACTGCTCGTCGACGGCGGTCTACGCGCCGAACGGCCACGAGCGCTTGCGCGAGACCTCGCCGCTCGGCGACAACCACGCGGCGTTCGGCTTCCTGCCGACCTACAGCATCTGCAAGATCGCGGCGGAAGGAGTCGCCCGCTTCTCCGCGCGGCAGCTCGGGCTGCCGACGCTGATCGCGCGCCTGAACGTGCCCTACGGCGATGCGGGCGGCTGGCCGGCAGTCCACCTGGAGCTGATGCGCGCGGGAAAGCCGATCGCCGTGCACGAGAACGCCCCGAGCCTGTTCAATCCGATCCACGAGGACGACCTGCTCGCCAGCCTGCCGCGACTGCTCGCGGTCGCGTCGGTGCCTGCGACGATCGTGAACTGGGGCGGCAGCGAGGCCGTGAGCATCGAGGACTGGTGTGCGTGGCTGGGAGAGCTGACCGGGCTCGAGCCCGTCTTTGCCCCGACGCGCCGGACGATCGAGAGCACCTGCATCGACACCACGCGAATGCACGAGCTGATCGGGCCGACGCAGGTGCCCTGGCGCGACGGCTTCCGGCGCATGGTCGCCGCCCGTCGCCCGGAGCTGCTGCGCGCGACCGTGGTAGGCTGATCGAGAAGGAGGCCGCACGATGGCATTCGAGAACAAGGAGTTCGAGCTGCGCGGGATCAACCACCTGGCGCTGGTCTGCAAGGACATGGCGCGGACGGTCGACTTCTACACCAACGTGCTCGGCATCCCGCTGATCAAGACGCTCGATCTGCCGGGCGGAATGGGCCAGCACTTCTTCTTCGACATCGGAAACGGGAACCTGCTCGCGTTCTTCTGGTTCCCGGACTCCCCGCCCGCGGCGCCGGGCATCGCCGCGCCGGGCGACCGGGGACTGGTGACCGCGCACGGCTCGATGAACCACGTCGCGTTCGACGTGGCGCCCGAGAAGATCGAGGAGTACCGCGCGAAGCTCGTCGCCAAGGGGATCGCGGTCACCGAGCTCGTCGATCACGACGAGTCCGAGACTCAGGTCGCCAAGAAGATGCACCCGGGCGTGTGGATCCGCTCGATCTACTTCAAGGACCCGGACGGCATCCTGCTCGAGTTCGCCTCGCTCACGCGCAGCATCGGCCCCGGCGAGGTGAAGCACCCCGGCGCCACGCCGAAGAACCGCGAGCGCTACCTGGCGCAGCGCGAAGCCGCGCCCAAGCGCTGACCGAAGCCAGCCTCGTGGCGTTCGGGCGCAGCAGGTACTCCGAGAAGCAGAAGGCGGAGTTCAGGGCCCCCCTCATCCGGAAGCAGCGCTACCAGGTGGCCTGCCTGGTGCCGCTGGCCGGCGCGGTGGCGCTGGTGATCATGGGCTCGCCGTTCGTCCCCGACATCGGTGTGAACGCCGTGATCACGATCGCGCTCGGCGCGGTCGTGCTGGTCCTGTCAGGCGTGGGCTGCTCCTGGCTGGTCTGGCGCTGCCCGGCGTGCGGCCGGTACCTGGGACGGAGCCTCTCGCCGAAGCAGTGCCCGCACTGCGGAGTACCGCTCGCCGCGCGCTAGCCGCCGGCCGGAAGTGCGGATTGTCATAGTTGTGTCGAGAAGCCGCGCCCCCGCTTGAACGGGCGCCCCCGACGCAACAACCTGAGTCGCGCCTACCCCCGAAAACAAAGTGCGACCATGCTGAATTCGCTGCTTACGCGGTACGACCGAGCGCCGGACGAGCGCGTGAACTGGGTGCGCAGCACCCCGTTCATCCTGGTGCACCTGCTCCCGCTCGCCGCCATCTGGACCGGCGTCACGAGCTTCGACGTTGCGCTCTGCGGCGTGCTCTTCGCGCTGAAGATGTTCTTCGTCACCGCGGGCTACCACCGCTACTTCTCGCACCGCGCCTTCAAGACCAGCCGTGCGATGCAATTCCTGCTCGCCTTCGGCGGAGGCATCGCGGCGCAGAAGGGCGCGCTCTGGTGGGCGGCCCATCACCGGCACCACCATCGCTTCTCGGATCAGCCCGAGGACATCCACTCGCCCATGAAGGGCTTCTGGTGGAGCCACATCGGCTGGATCACCTGCGACCGCTACAACGACACGGAGTACGGCGCGATCCGCGACTTCGCGCGCTACCCCGAGCTGCGCTTCCTGGACACGTATCACTACGTTCCGCCGATCGTGCTCGGCGCGATCTGCTTTGCGCTGGGTGGCTGGAGCGCGCTCTGGATCGGCTTCTTCGGCTCGACCGTGCTGACCTACCACTCGACGTTCCTGATCAACTCCGTGACGCACATGTTCGGGCGCCGTCGCTACGCGCTCACCGACACGAGCCGCAACTCGCTGATCATGGCCCTGCTCACCTTCGGCGAGGGGTGGCACAACAACCACCACCACTACCAGGGCTCCGCGAACATGGGCTTCTACTGGTGGGAGATCGACATCTCCTACTACGTGTTGAAGGCCTTGAGCTACGTCGGACTGGTCTGGGATCTGCGCCTGCCGCCGGCCTCGGCCCTGGAGGAGAACCGCGTCGCGGACGGCCATCCCGACCTCGCGATGGCTGCCCTCCAGGACTGAGGCTCGGGCTCTCGCTCAGCGGTAGATGAACTCCTTGCCGTCGAGGTCGATGGCGGGGATCGCGACCTTCTCCGTCCAGTAGTCCTGCGTGTGCTGCCACTCGGGCTTGTCGCCGCGCCGCGGCAGCAGGTGCATGGCGCGCATCAGGTAGCCGGGATTGAAGTTGTTCGGGTCGATCCAGCCGGAGATCGGCATGTCCTTGTCCTCGGGCCGGAGCGTGACCTCGACCTGCTTCTTGCCCTTCTTTTCCAGGTGGCTCAGCAGCCGGCAGACGAAGTCGGAGAGCAGGTCCACGCGGAGCGTCCAGCTGGCGCGGAAGTAGCCGAAGATCCAGAGCAGGTTCGGCATCCCGGTGAACATCATCCCGCGGTAGGTCACCGAGTCGTGCAGGTCGATCGGCTTGCCGTCGACGCTGAACGCGATGTCGCCCAGCACGCAGATGTTGAAGCCGGTGGCCGCGATGATGATGTCGGCCTGGATCTCCTTGCCCGACTGCGTCAGCACGCCCTTCTCGGTGAAGCGGTCGACCTCGTCGGTGATCACCGAGGCCTTGCCGGCCAGGATGCCCTTGAACAGGTCGCCGTCGGGCACGAACGCCAGGCGCTGCTGCCAGGGCCGGTACTTCGGCGTGAAGTTGGCCTTGACCTCCTCCTCGGGCAGGTACGCGCGCACGCCGGCGAGCAGCTGCTCCGTCGCCAGGTCGGGGAAGTCGATGCAGAGCTTCGTCATCACCTGCTGGTCGTGCAGGATCTTCCGGCGCACGATCTCGTGGATCCAGCTCTCGTCGATGTCGAGCTCGCGCAGCATGTCGGCGACCTCGTTCTTGTTGGGCGCCGGGTAGAAGTAGGTCGGAGAGCGCTGCAGCACCATCGTGTGCTCCGTGTCGGCCGCGATCGCGGGCACCACCGTGGCCGTGGTCGCCCCGGACCCGATCACCAGCACCTTCTTGTTCCGGTAGTCCACATCCTTCCGCCAGTTCTGGGCGTGGATCAGCGTGCCCTTGTAGAGCTCCATGTCCTTCCACTCCGGCGTGTAGCCCTTGTCGTGGTGGTAGTAGCCCTGGCACATCCAGAGGAAGTTCGTGGTGAAGCGCAGCTGCTCTCCGGTGTCGAGGCGCGTGGCGTCGACGGTCCAGAGCTTGTCCTGGCTCGACCACTTCGCCGTCGTGATCTTGTGCCGGTAGCGGATGTGCTTGGCGAGGTCGTTCTCGTCGATCACCTCGCCCATGTACTTCAGGATCTCGTCGGCCGTCGCCACCGGAGCGGTCGTCCAGGGCTTGAAGCGATAGCCGAAGGTGTACAGGTCGCTGTCCGAGCGGATGCCCGGGTAGGTGTGCGTGAGCCAGGTGCCGCCGTAGCTCTCGAGCGAGTCGAGCACGACGAAGCTCTTGCCGGGGCACTGCTGCTGCAGGTGGTAGGCGCCGCCGACGCCGGAGATGCCTGCGCCGACGATGAGCACGTCGAAGTGCTCCGCGCGCTGGCCCGCCGCTGCCGATCCACTGACCGTCGCCATTCCTGGTACCCTCCTGCGTTGGTTTGAATTGTATTCGAACTATGCCACGGCTCGCCTGCGTTTTTCCACTCAAGGTCGCGATCGGGAGGGAACACCATGAGGTTCGGCGTCTTCTACGAGCTGCAGCTGCCCAAGCCCTGGGCACCGGATTCCGAGCACAAGCTGATCCAGGAGGCCATCGCGCAGGTCCAGCTCGCCGACCGGATCGGCATCGACTACGCCTGGGCGGTCGAGCACCACTTCCTGGACGAGTACTCCCACTGCTCCGCGTCCGAGGTCTTCCTGACGGCGCTGGCCGCGAAGACCGAGCGGATCCGGATCGGCTTCGGAATCCGGCAGGTGATCCCGAACTACAACCACCCGTCGCGAACCGCTGAAGCGGTGGCCATGCTCGACCTGGTCTCGAACGGCCGCGTCGAGTTCGGAATCGGCGAGGGCGCCACGCGCCTCGAGCTGCACGGCTACGGCATCGACGCCAAGCGCAAGCAGGCGATCTCGTTCGAGGCGGCCGAGCAGATCGCCAACATGATGGTGATGGAGCCGTACCCCGGATATCAGGGCGAGGGATTCTCGATGCCCTGCCGGAACGTCCTGCCCAAGCCGCTGCAGAAGCCGCACCCGCCGATGTGGCTGGCCTGCACGAACCGCAAGACGATCGAGATCGCGGCTCGAAACGGACTGGGGGCGCTCGCGTTCACGTTCCTCGACCCGGCCGAGGCCCGCACCTGGGCGGACCTCTACTACTCGATCATCAAGAGCGAGCAGTGCGTACCGCTGGGCCACAGCGTGAACGCGAACATCGCGATGGTCGCCGGGTTCTCGCTGCACCACGACGCGGCCGAAGCGCACCGGCGCGGCATGGACGGCTTCGCGTTCTTCCGGTACGCGATCAACGCGCTGGTCGCGAACGACGCCGTGCCGGGCCGCAGCCGCCTCTGGGAGGAGTACCAGGAGCTCAAGGGCCGCGAGCTGCCGACCATCGGCGCGCCCGGGATCGGCACGCCCGCCGACTACCGCGAGCTGGTGAAGGGGTTCGGCGACGTGGGCGTCGACCAGATCATCTTCCTGCAGCAGGGCGGGAAGAACCGCCACGATCACATCTGCGAGAGCCTCGATCTGTTCGGCCGCGAGGTGCTGCCGCACTTCGTCGAGGGCCGCGAGGAGCGCGAGGCGCGAAAGGCGCGCGAGCTCGCGCCGCACATCGAGAAGGCGCTGGCGCGAAAGCGCCGGATGCCCGCGCTCTCCGACGCCGAGATCCCGGTGGTCAAGGCCTCGCGCGAGCGCGAGGCGTTCTACTACAAAGAATGAGCGTGATCGCCGCGCGCCTGCTCTGCTAGCTCTCGCCTCACCAGCTTGCCGCTCGCGTTTCGCGGCAGCTCGCGCACGAAGCGCCAGCTGCGCGGCAGCTTGTAGCTCGCGAGGCGCGCGCGCGCGAACGACTCGAGGTCCGCCGCGCCCGCGACCGCGCCGGGCGCGAGCACGACCCAGGCGGCGACGCGCTGGCCGTAGTCGGGATCGGGCAGGCCCGCGACCGCGACCTCGATCACGTCCGGGTGCTCGGCGAGCGCGGCCTCGACCTCCGCCGGGTGCACGTTCTCTCCTCCCGTGACCAGCATGTCGTCCGCGCGACCCACCACCGCGAGACCTCCGAGGGAATCGCGAACGCCGAGGTCGCCGGTGTGGAGCCAGCCGTCGGCCAGCGCTCGCGCGCTCGCTTCGGGATTGCGCCAGTAGCCGGGAGTGACGGTCGCGCCGCGCACGAGGATCTCGCCGGGGGTGCCGTCGGGAAGCTCGGCGCCGAGCTCGTCGCAGATGCGAACCTCGACGCCGAAGAGCGGCCGCAATCCGCCCCCATCGCTGCGCAACGGCGCTCCGGGCGGAAGCGTCGCGACCTGCGAGGCGGCCTCCGAGAGGCCGTAGGTCGGCAGCACCGGCCAGCCGGTCTTCGCCGCACGCTCGAGCAGCGGGGCGGGCGCGGCCGCGCCGCCGAGCAGGATCGCGCGAAGCGACGCGGGCGGCGCAGCCTCGCCGCGCACGTCGAGAACGCGCGCGAGCATGGTCGGCACGAAGGAGACGAGCGAGATCGCGTCCGAATCGAGCGCGCGCGAGACCTCG from Deltaproteobacteria bacterium includes:
- a CDS encoding NAD(P)/FAD-dependent oxidoreductase — protein: MATVSGSAAAGQRAEHFDVLIVGAGISGVGGAYHLQQQCPGKSFVVLDSLESYGGTWLTHTYPGIRSDSDLYTFGYRFKPWTTAPVATADEILKYMGEVIDENDLAKHIRYRHKITTAKWSSQDKLWTVDATRLDTGEQLRFTTNFLWMCQGYYHHDKGYTPEWKDMELYKGTLIHAQNWRKDVDYRNKKVLVIGSGATTATVVPAIAADTEHTMVLQRSPTYFYPAPNKNEVADMLRELDIDESWIHEIVRRKILHDQQVMTKLCIDFPDLATEQLLAGVRAYLPEEEVKANFTPKYRPWQQRLAFVPDGDLFKGILAGKASVITDEVDRFTEKGVLTQSGKEIQADIIIAATGFNICVLGDIAFSVDGKPIDLHDSVTYRGMMFTGMPNLLWIFGYFRASWTLRVDLLSDFVCRLLSHLEKKGKKQVEVTLRPEDKDMPISGWIDPNNFNPGYLMRAMHLLPRRGDKPEWQHTQDYWTEKVAIPAIDLDGKEFIYR
- a CDS encoding acyl-CoA desaturase produces the protein MLNSLLTRYDRAPDERVNWVRSTPFILVHLLPLAAIWTGVTSFDVALCGVLFALKMFFVTAGYHRYFSHRAFKTSRAMQFLLAFGGGIAAQKGALWWAAHHRHHHRFSDQPEDIHSPMKGFWWSHIGWITCDRYNDTEYGAIRDFARYPELRFLDTYHYVPPIVLGAICFALGGWSALWIGFFGSTVLTYHSTFLINSVTHMFGRRRYALTDTSRNSLIMALLTFGEGWHNNHHHYQGSANMGFYWWEIDISYYVLKALSYVGLVWDLRLPPASALEENRVADGHPDLAMAALQD
- a CDS encoding VOC family protein, yielding MAFENKEFELRGINHLALVCKDMARTVDFYTNVLGIPLIKTLDLPGGMGQHFFFDIGNGNLLAFFWFPDSPPAAPGIAAPGDRGLVTAHGSMNHVAFDVAPEKIEEYRAKLVAKGIAVTELVDHDESETQVAKKMHPGVWIRSIYFKDPDGILLEFASLTRSIGPGEVKHPGATPKNRERYLAQREAAPKR
- the menE gene encoding o-succinylbenzoate--CoA ligase; translated protein: MKPWLWERAARTPDALALEARGARISYGELNARAERRAGALRARGCAPGDRVGALFGNDPAFVEWLHAAARARVVLVPLNARLTPAEHARQLDHAGAHLLVHADEPTVAAAAHAVTALSASLRAVSSSELAQGSAAAPPADLDPAHPAALIFTSGTSGDAKGVVLSFGNLLASAIGSILHLGALPADRWLATLPLFHVGGLAILVRSTLAGSAVVLHERFDPLEVSRALDSDAISLVSFVPTMLARVLDVRGEAAPPASLRAILLGGAAAPAPLLERAAKTGWPVLPTYGLSEAASQVATLPPGAPLRSDGGGLRPLFGVEVRICDELGAELPDGTPGEILVRGATVTPGYWRNPEASARALADGWLHTGDLGVRDSLGGLAVVGRADDMLVTGGENVHPAEVEAALAEHPDVIEVAVAGLPDPDYGQRVAAWVVLAPGAVAGAADLESFARARLASYKLPRSWRFVRELPRNASGKLVRRELAEQARGDHAHSL
- a CDS encoding LLM class flavin-dependent oxidoreductase; translated protein: MRFGVFYELQLPKPWAPDSEHKLIQEAIAQVQLADRIGIDYAWAVEHHFLDEYSHCSASEVFLTALAAKTERIRIGFGIRQVIPNYNHPSRTAEAVAMLDLVSNGRVEFGIGEGATRLELHGYGIDAKRKQAISFEAAEQIANMMVMEPYPGYQGEGFSMPCRNVLPKPLQKPHPPMWLACTNRKTIEIAARNGLGALAFTFLDPAEARTWADLYYSIIKSEQCVPLGHSVNANIAMVAGFSLHHDAAEAHRRGMDGFAFFRYAINALVANDAVPGRSRLWEEYQELKGRELPTIGAPGIGTPADYRELVKGFGDVGVDQIIFLQQGGKNRHDHICESLDLFGREVLPHFVEGREEREARKARELAPHIEKALARKRRMPALSDAEIPVVKASREREAFYYKE
- a CDS encoding sulfotransferase → MSEFALTEEAVLDAARAATGLSDFGDPSFRPGLRILLETYDRGAGLDELGRKLAFRRVVQLLGTRLRVEQALRTSPQIREQKIRRPLYLTGLPRTGTSALFNLLGCDPNARPLLLWEGFFPDPLPGHPPGAPDPRYLAVKGAYERMRERDGGFAKIHFASADTPEECVLLLAHAFCDVQMGIEVLVEPYASWFRQQDLRPAYRYYLDLLRMLQLQRPGARWLLKSPAHLWAIDVLLEQIPDACIVFTHRDPRECVASYCSMLESLLESRHFAPLSDLGPRVLEYLEASQARALAQRARAPSEHFFDVAYGDFVADPLRTARQIHAHFGLDFSAGVERAMREHVAAHPQGEHGAHEYELARFGLEEADVLDRLGTD
- a CDS encoding NAD(P)-dependent oxidoreductase; this translates as MRGEKILVAGPTGQVGGPLAVALARENEVWGVARFGDARARSRLEAAGVRCVAADLASGDLAKLPDDFSYALNFSVAKTHDWDRDLAANAEGTGFLMHHCRSARAFLHCSSTAVYAPNGHERLRETSPLGDNHAAFGFLPTYSICKIAAEGVARFSARQLGLPTLIARLNVPYGDAGGWPAVHLELMRAGKPIAVHENAPSLFNPIHEDDLLASLPRLLAVASVPATIVNWGGSEAVSIEDWCAWLGELTGLEPVFAPTRRTIESTCIDTTRMHELIGPTQVPWRDGFRRMVAARRPELLRATVVG